From Dasypus novemcinctus isolate mDasNov1 chromosome 8, mDasNov1.1.hap2, whole genome shotgun sequence, the proteins below share one genomic window:
- the OLFM1 gene encoding noelin isoform X2: MPGRWRWPRDMPPARKLLSLLLLILMGTELTQVLPTNPEESWQVYSSAQDSEGRCICTVVAPQQTMCSRDARTKQLRQLLEKVQNMSQSIEVLDRRTQRDLQYVEKMENQMKGLESKFKQVEESHKQHLARQFKAIKAKMDELRPLIPVLEEYKADAKLVLQFKEEAQNLTSVLNELQEEIGAYDYDELQSRVSNLEERLRACMQKLACGKLTGISDPVTVKTSGSRFGSWMMDPLAPEGDNRVWYMDGYHNNRFVREYRSLVDFMNTDNFTSHRLPHPWSGTGQVVYNGSIYFNKFQSHILIRFDLKTETILKTRSLDYAGYNNMYHYAWGGHSDIDLMVDESGLWAVYATNQNAGNIVVSRLDPVSLQVLQTWNTSYPKRSAGEAFIICGTLYVTNGYSGGTKVHYAYQTNASTYEYIDIPFQNKYSHISMLDYNPKDRALYAWNNGHQILYNVTLFHVIRSDEL; the protein is encoded by the exons gTGTTGCCCACCAACCCTGAGGAGAGCTGGCAGGTGTACAGCTCTGCCCAGGACAGCGAGGGCAGGTGTATCTGCACGGTGGTTGCCCCCCAGCAGACCATGTGCTCACGGGATGCCCGCACGAAACAGCTGAGGCAGCTGCTGGAGAAG GTGCAAAACATGTCTCAATCCATAGAAGTACTGGACAGGCGGACTCAGAGAGACTTGCAGTATGTGGAGAAGATGGAGAACCAAATGAAGGGGCTGGAGTCCAAATTCAAACAGGTGGAAGAGAGCCATAAGCAGCACCTGGCCAGGCAGTTCAAG GCGATAAAAGCGAAAATGGATGAACTTAGGCCTTTGATCCCTGTGTTGGAAGAGTACAAGGCCGATGCCAAATTGGTATTGCAGTTTAAAGAGGAGGCCCAGAATCTGACGTCAGTGCTTAACGAGCTGCAAGAGGAAATTGGCGCCTATGACTACGATGAACTTCAGAGCAGAGTGTCCAATCTTGAAGAAAGGCTCCGTGCATGCATGCAAAAACTAG CTTGCGGCAAGCTGACGGGCATCAGCGACCCCGTGACGGTCAAGACCTCTGGCTCGCGCTTCGGGTCCTGGATGATGGACCCTCTGGCCCCAGAAGGCGACAACAGG GTGTGGTACATGGACGGCTACCACAACAACCGCTTCGTGCGCGAGTACCGGTCGCTGGTGGACTTCATGAACACGGACAATTTCACCTCGCACCGCCTGCCTCACCCCTGGTCGGGCACGGGGCAGGTGGTCTACAACGGCTCCATCTACTTCAACAAGTTCCAGAGCCACATCCTCATCCGCTTCGACCTGAAGACAGAGACCATCCTCAAGACGCGCAGCCTGGACTACGCCGGCTACAACAACATGTACCACTACGCCTGGGGCGGCCACTCGGACATTGACCTGATGGTGGACGAGAGCGGGCTGTGGGCCGTCTACGCCACCAACCAGAACGCCGGCAACATCGTGGTCAGCCGGCTGGACCCGGTCTCGCTGCAGGTGCTGCAGACCTGGAACACGAGCTACCCCAAGCGCAGCGCCGGCGAGGCCTTCATCATCTGCGGGACGCTCTACGTCACCAACGGCTACTCCGGGGGCACCAAGGTCCACTACGCCTACCAGACCAACGCCTCCACCTACGAGTACATCGACATCCCCTTCCAGAACAAGTACTCGCACATCTCCATGCTGGATTACAACCCCAAGGACCGCGCCCTCTACGCCTGGAACAACGGCCACCAGATCCTCTACAACGTCACCCTCTTCCACGTCATCCGGTCTGACGAGCTGTAG
- the OLFM1 gene encoding noelin isoform X1 → MSVPLLKIGVVLSTMAMITNWMSQTLPALVGLNTTRLSAARGGTLDRSTGVLPTNPEESWQVYSSAQDSEGRCICTVVAPQQTMCSRDARTKQLRQLLEKVQNMSQSIEVLDRRTQRDLQYVEKMENQMKGLESKFKQVEESHKQHLARQFKAIKAKMDELRPLIPVLEEYKADAKLVLQFKEEAQNLTSVLNELQEEIGAYDYDELQSRVSNLEERLRACMQKLACGKLTGISDPVTVKTSGSRFGSWMMDPLAPEGDNRVWYMDGYHNNRFVREYRSLVDFMNTDNFTSHRLPHPWSGTGQVVYNGSIYFNKFQSHILIRFDLKTETILKTRSLDYAGYNNMYHYAWGGHSDIDLMVDESGLWAVYATNQNAGNIVVSRLDPVSLQVLQTWNTSYPKRSAGEAFIICGTLYVTNGYSGGTKVHYAYQTNASTYEYIDIPFQNKYSHISMLDYNPKDRALYAWNNGHQILYNVTLFHVIRSDEL, encoded by the exons ATGTCGGTGCCGCTGCTCAAGATCGGGGTCGTGCTGAGCACCATGGCCATGATCACCAACTGGATGTCGCAGACGCTGCCCGCGCTGGTGGGCCTCAACACCACCAGGCTCTCGGCCGCCCGCGGCGGGACGCTCGACCGCAGCACCGGC gTGTTGCCCACCAACCCTGAGGAGAGCTGGCAGGTGTACAGCTCTGCCCAGGACAGCGAGGGCAGGTGTATCTGCACGGTGGTTGCCCCCCAGCAGACCATGTGCTCACGGGATGCCCGCACGAAACAGCTGAGGCAGCTGCTGGAGAAG GTGCAAAACATGTCTCAATCCATAGAAGTACTGGACAGGCGGACTCAGAGAGACTTGCAGTATGTGGAGAAGATGGAGAACCAAATGAAGGGGCTGGAGTCCAAATTCAAACAGGTGGAAGAGAGCCATAAGCAGCACCTGGCCAGGCAGTTCAAG GCGATAAAAGCGAAAATGGATGAACTTAGGCCTTTGATCCCTGTGTTGGAAGAGTACAAGGCCGATGCCAAATTGGTATTGCAGTTTAAAGAGGAGGCCCAGAATCTGACGTCAGTGCTTAACGAGCTGCAAGAGGAAATTGGCGCCTATGACTACGATGAACTTCAGAGCAGAGTGTCCAATCTTGAAGAAAGGCTCCGTGCATGCATGCAAAAACTAG CTTGCGGCAAGCTGACGGGCATCAGCGACCCCGTGACGGTCAAGACCTCTGGCTCGCGCTTCGGGTCCTGGATGATGGACCCTCTGGCCCCAGAAGGCGACAACAGG GTGTGGTACATGGACGGCTACCACAACAACCGCTTCGTGCGCGAGTACCGGTCGCTGGTGGACTTCATGAACACGGACAATTTCACCTCGCACCGCCTGCCTCACCCCTGGTCGGGCACGGGGCAGGTGGTCTACAACGGCTCCATCTACTTCAACAAGTTCCAGAGCCACATCCTCATCCGCTTCGACCTGAAGACAGAGACCATCCTCAAGACGCGCAGCCTGGACTACGCCGGCTACAACAACATGTACCACTACGCCTGGGGCGGCCACTCGGACATTGACCTGATGGTGGACGAGAGCGGGCTGTGGGCCGTCTACGCCACCAACCAGAACGCCGGCAACATCGTGGTCAGCCGGCTGGACCCGGTCTCGCTGCAGGTGCTGCAGACCTGGAACACGAGCTACCCCAAGCGCAGCGCCGGCGAGGCCTTCATCATCTGCGGGACGCTCTACGTCACCAACGGCTACTCCGGGGGCACCAAGGTCCACTACGCCTACCAGACCAACGCCTCCACCTACGAGTACATCGACATCCCCTTCCAGAACAAGTACTCGCACATCTCCATGCTGGATTACAACCCCAAGGACCGCGCCCTCTACGCCTGGAACAACGGCCACCAGATCCTCTACAACGTCACCCTCTTCCACGTCATCCGGTCTGACGAGCTGTAG